A genomic stretch from Fimbriimonadaceae bacterium includes:
- a CDS encoding sugar transferase, with the protein MIKRLVDIAGASLGLLLFSPLFLILAALVKLDSSGPVLFRQERIGRGFTPFLIYKFRTMAADRANEGLCITSRNDARITRVGRWLRATKLDELPQLLNVLIGDMSLVGPRPEVRHYVELFRSEYEQLLSIRPGMTDLASLKYQDEGDVLAQVEDPEAEYVTRILPDKIELGNLYLRRASLLFDLSLILKTVLRLVRPAKK; encoded by the coding sequence GTGATCAAGCGGTTGGTCGATATCGCGGGCGCGAGTCTCGGCCTGTTGCTGTTTAGTCCGCTCTTTCTGATCCTCGCCGCGCTGGTCAAACTCGACTCCTCCGGCCCGGTGTTGTTCCGGCAGGAGCGGATCGGTCGGGGATTCACCCCGTTCCTCATCTATAAATTCAGAACCATGGCGGCCGATCGAGCGAACGAGGGGTTGTGCATCACCAGTCGTAATGATGCACGCATCACCCGCGTCGGGCGATGGTTGCGTGCGACGAAGCTTGACGAGCTCCCGCAACTCCTCAATGTGCTGATCGGAGATATGAGTCTGGTGGGCCCTCGGCCGGAGGTTCGGCACTACGTCGAACTCTTTCGATCCGAGTATGAACAGCTGCTCTCGATTCGGCCCGGCATGACCGACCTGGCGTCACTGAAGTATCAAGATGAAGGGGATGTGCTGGCTCAGGTTGAAGACCCCGAAGCCGAATATGTGACCCGTATTTTGCCGGACAAGATTGAACTGGGGAACCTGTATCTCCGACGAGCCTCTCTACTCTTCGACCTCTCCCTTATCCTGAAAACAGTGCTGAGGCTCGTCCGGCCAGCCAAGAAGTAA